One Carya illinoinensis cultivar Pawnee chromosome 5, C.illinoinensisPawnee_v1, whole genome shotgun sequence genomic window, ACTATTGGCTTCTTACAAGATCGAAATGTCCATTAACTGGTATACAAAGAAGTTGGTGTCCAACTGCATTCCCGGGAGATGAAGATTGTGATCATGTTTGACATTGGCTGACagtaaaaattataacaaacaaGGTATGAGCAGTTTGGGGGGAGCATCACCTAAGCCACATGGCATGTCGGAGGTGTATGATCCTATAAAGAACCGCAACAGTTGAATCTCCGTTGAGGTTCTGGATCCTGCCCAGGTACAACAATCTTTGTTCCGGTGAGAAGTGATGAAGCTCCTCCAGATTCTGATTCATCATTAGCAACGAGGGACTTCTTGCTGATGATTCGATAAATTTCTGTCAGGATTGTGAGGAAAGCAGATTCAACATTGGTGGCCTCCAGGGCCGACGTCTCCATGAAGAAGAGGCTCTCCCTTTGGGCAAACTCTTTGGCATCCTCAGTAGGTACAGCTCGAAGTGAACCCAAGTCAGTCTTATTGCCTATGAGCATGATAACAATATTTTTGTCAGCATGGCCCCGCAACTCCTCCAACCACCTGGTAACGTGATCAAACGATTGACGCTTGGTTATGTCATAAACTAGCATCGCCCCCACTGCACCTCTGTAGTACGCACTGGTCACCGCCCTATATCTTTCCTGACCAGCAGTGTCCCAAATCTGAGCCTTGACGGTCTTGTGGTCGATGAGGAGCGTCTTGGTCTGGAACTCGACCCCAATCGTGGCCTTGGACTCCAGACTGAACTCGTTCCTGGTGAAACGCGCCAAGAGCTGCGACTTCCCGACGGCCGAGTCTCCGATCATGACCACCTTCAGCACGTAGTCGATCTTCTGGTTATAATTGCCCTGCCCCAACATATTCGACACCTCTCAGTCTCAGTTCTATAATTCAAAGACCGAATCCAATAAGCGTTTGATGAGCTTCTCTCCCGATCGATCggtggaggattttgatttttcaGGAGGAGAGCAGTACAAAGAGGGAAAACGTGAAAGACGTCGATGATGAGCCTAACAGAAGGTCAAAAAGGTTGAAGTAGGAGCTCGCAAGAACCATAGATATGGGAGCGATTGCATCGAACGACTCCGAGATTTACAGTAGACATAGaaagtttagagagagagagaaaatggaaCGGAAGCGGAAGGAacgaaagaaaggaagaaaggcATGTGAAAGCAAACAGTTGGCTACAAACATCTGTCGCTTTTTGATGGTGCTAATTTCTCGGACCCGAGTCTGTATCGAAGTGTGGTGGGTGCTCTCCAATACTTCTCTCTTACTCGACCTGATATTGCCTTTTTTGTAAACAAAGTGTGCCAATTTATGCACAAGCCAACAAATAAGCATTGGTCTGCAGTCAAACGCATTTTGCGCTACCTACGTGATACCGCTGATTTTGGACTCTTACTACGCCCAAGTAAGACCTTTGTTTTATT contains:
- the LOC122310951 gene encoding ras-related protein RABA4c-like codes for the protein MLGQGNYNQKIDYVLKVVMIGDSAVGKSQLLARFTRNEFSLESKATIGVEFQTKTLLIDHKTVKAQIWDTAGQERYRAVTSAYYRGAVGAMLVYDITKRQSFDHVTRWLEELRGHADKNIVIMLIGNKTDLGSLRAVPTEDAKEFAQRESLFFMETSALEATNVESAFLTILTEIYRIISKKSLVANDESESGGASSLLTGTKIVVPGQDPEPQRRFNCCGSL